From a single Sorghum bicolor cultivar BTx623 chromosome 5, Sorghum_bicolor_NCBIv3, whole genome shotgun sequence genomic region:
- the LOC8070679 gene encoding probable leucine-rich repeat receptor-like protein kinase At1g35710 → MQSSSVPLLYLHLLILPFLLLQQAHADAGMVPHGGISLRSQQMALLHWKSTLDISPVQMSSWQHQTSPCNWTGIMCTAVHHGRRRPWVVTSISLSGAGIHGKLGELDFSALPFLTSVDLSNNTLHGVIPTEMGSLSALSYLDLTLNHLVGHIPSEFGGLRSLTQLGLSFNNLTGQIPASLGNLTMLTNLVIHQTLVSGPIPKEIGMLVNLQALELSNSSLSGDIPTALANLSQLNFLYLFGNKLSGPIPVELGKLTNLQHLDLNNNNLSGSIPISLTNLTNMSGLTLYNNKISGPIPHEIGNLVMLKRIHLHMNQIAGPLPPELGNLTLLETLSLRQNQITGPVPLELSKLPNLRTLHLAKNQMTGSIPARLGNLTNLAILSLSENSIAGHIPQDIGNLMNLQVLDLYRNQISGPIPKTFGNMKSIQSLYLYFNQLSGSLPQEFENLTNIALLGLWSNMLSGPLPTNICMSGMLEFIFVGDNMFDGPIPWSLKTCKSLSQLDFGDNQLTGDIALHFGVYPQLTVMSLASNRLSGKISSDWGACPQLEVLDLAENKLVGSIPPALTNLSNLRELTLRSNNLSGDIPPEIGNLKGLYSLDLSLNQLSGSIPAQLGKLDSLEYLDISGNNLSGPIPEELGNCNSLRSLNINSNNFSGNLTGSVGNIASLQILLDVSNNKLYGVLPQQLGKLHMLESLNLSHNQFTGSIPPSFTSMVSLLMLDVSYNYLEGPLPEGLVHQNSSVNWFLHNRGLCGNLTGLPLCYSAVATSHKKLNLIVILLPTIVIVGFGILATFATVTMLIHNKGKRQESDTADGRDMFSVWNFDGRLAFDDIVRATDNFDDRYIIGTGGYGRVYKAQLQDGQVVAVKKLHPTEIVLDDEQRFFREMEILTQTRQRSIVKLYGFCSHSAYKFLVYDYIQQGSLHMIFGNEELAKEFDWQKRATLVNDVAQAISYLHHECDPPIIHRDITSNNILLDTTFKAYVSDFGTARILKPDSSNWTALAGTYGYIAPELSYTCAVTEKCDVYSFGVLVLEVMMGKHPRDLLQHLPSSSGQYTLVNEILDQRPLAPTITEDQTIVFLIKIAFSCLRVSPHVRPTMKEVYHTLTHFQTSSSTSTQIDLLTLDELWGAGNIV, encoded by the exons ATGCAATCTTCCTCTGTCCCTCTGCTCTACCTCCACCTACTAATACTGCCATTCCTCCTCTTGCAACAAGCACATGCAGATGCAGGCATGGTGCCTCATGGGGGCATATCACTAAGGTCCCAACAGATGGCCCTCCTGCACTGGAAATCTACACTTGATATCTCCCCGGTGCAGATGAGCTCTTGGCAGCACCAGACCAGCCCGTGCAATTGGACGGGAATCATGTGCACGGCCGTGCACCATGGCCGCCGCAGGCCTTGGGTGGTGACCAGCATCTCCCTGTCAGGTGCCGGCATCCATGGCAAGCTTGGTGAGCTCGACTTCTCAGCTCTCCCATTCCTCACATCAGTTGACCTCAGCAACAACACTCTCCATGGCGTAATACCTACCGAAATGGGCTCTCTGTCAGCGCTCTCCTATCTTGACCTCACCCTCAACCATCTCGTCGGGCACATCCCATCTGAGTTTGGTGGCCTGCGGAGTCTCACCCAGCTTGGGCTCTCCTTCAACAATCTCACGGGCCAAATCCCTGCTTCCTTGGGCAACCTAACAATGTTGACTAACCTTGTCATTCATCAAACCTTGGTCTCTGGTCCCATTCCAAAGGAGATAGGAATGCTTGTCAACCTACAGGCCTTAGAACTAAGCAACAGCAGCCTAAGTGGTGACATACCCACAGCTCTTGCTAACCTGAGCCAGCTAAATTTTTTGTATCTATTTGGTAACAAACTATCAGGGCCTATACCAGTAGAACTAGGCAAGCTCACAAATTTGCAACATCTTGATCTAAACAATAACAATCTTAGTGGCTCAATCCCTATCTCTTTAACCAATCTCACCAATATGAGCGGCCTTACTCTCTACAACAATAAGATCTCTGGTCCCATTCCACACGAAATAGGCAACCTTGTTATGTTAAAAAGAATTCATCTCCACATGAATCAGATAGCAGGCCCTTTACCCCCAGAACTAGGAAATCTGACTCTTCTAGAAACACTTTCCCTGCGCCAAAATCAAATCACAGGCCCAGTACCACTAGAACTTTCCAAACTACCAAATCTCCGAACTTTGCACCTAGCCAAAAATCAGATGACAGGCTCTATCCCAGCAAGGCTAGGAAATCTTACCAACCTGGCAATATTATCCCTCTCTGAAAATTCAATAGCCGGTCACATTCCCCAAGATATTGGTAATCTGATGAACCTCCAAGTTTTAGATTTGTATCGGAACCAAATTTCTGGACCAATACCAAAAACTTTTGGGAATATGAAAAGCATCCAAAGTCTTTATCTGTATTTTAACCAATTATCAGGGTCTCTTCCTCAAGAGTTCGAAAATCTCACAAACATTGCTTTACTTGGGTTATGGAGTAACATGCTTTCGGGACCTTTGCCCACTAATATATGTATGAGTGGTATGCTTGAATTTATCTTTGTCGGTGATAATATGTTTGATGGCCCTATTCCTTGGAGCTTGAAGACATGTAAAAGCTTGTCTCAACTTGACTTTGGTGATAACCAACTAACAGGAGATATAGCTCTGCATTTTGGAGTGTATCCCCAACTCACAGTGATGAGTTTGGCATCTAACAGGCTCTCTGGGAAGATCTCATCAGATTGGGGTGCCTGCCCTCAGCTAGAGGTGCTAGATCTGGCAGAAAATAAGTTAGTTGGTTCCATACCTCCAGCCCTCACTAATCTGTCCAACCTGCGAGAGCTAACACTCCGTTCAAATAATCTCAGTGGTGATATTCCACCAGAAATTGGCAATTTAAAAGGCCTGTACAGCTTGGATTTATCACTGAATCAGTTATCAGGATCCATTCCTGCACAGCTGGGAAAGCTGGACAGTTTAGAATACCTTGATATATCTGGGAACAATTTGAGTGGACCAATTCCAGAGGAACTGGGTAACTGCAACAGCCTACGGTCCTTGAATATCAATAGCAATAACTTTAGTGGGAATTTGACTGGTTCAGTTGGAAATATAGCAAGCCTGCAGATCCTGTTAGATGTTAGCAATAACAAACTCTATGGTGTCTTACCACAACAACTTGGAAAGTTGCACATGCTAGAATCTCTCAATTTATCCCACAATCAGTTTACTGGAAGCATACCACCCTCCTTCACAAGCATGGTGAGTCTACTAATGCTTGATGTGTCCTACAATTATTTGGAAGGACCACTCCCAGAAGGACTTGTACATCAAAATTCTTCAGTAAACTGGTTTCTTCACAATAGAGGTCTTTGTGGTAACCTCACTGGACTGCCACTCTGTTATTCAGCTGTAGCAACCAGTCACAAAAAACTGAATCTGATTGTTATACTTTTGCCAACTATTGTTATTGTGGGTTTCGGCATTCTTGCTACATTTGCAACAGTAACAATGCTTATCCACAACAAGGGGAAACGGCAAGAAAGTGATACTGCTGATGGAAGAGACATGTTTTCTGTTTGGAACTTTGATGGAAGACTAGCGTTTGATGACATCGTAAGGGCAACCGATAATTTTGATGATCGGTACATTATTGGAACAGGAGGATACGGCAGAGTATATAAAGCACAACTCCAAGACGGGCAGGTAGTTGCTGTGAAGAAGCTCCATCCAACTGAAATAGTGTTGGACGACGAACAAAGATTTTTTAGGGAAATGGAAATTTTAACACAGACCAGACAACGAAGCATAGTCAAACTGTATGGGTTCTGCTCTCATTCAGCCTACAAGTTTCTTGTCTACGACTACATTCAGCAGGGAAGCCTCCACATGATCTTTGGAAACGAAGAACTAGCAAAGGAATTTGATTGGCAGAAGAGAGCTACTCTTGTGAATGATGTGGCTCAAGCAATTTCTTATTTGCACCATGAGTGTGATCCACCGATAATTCATCGAGATATTACAAGCAACAACATCTTACTTGATACAACCTTCAAGGCTTATGTCTCCGATTTTGGCACAGCAAGGATTTTGAAGCCTGATTCATCAAACTGGACTGCGCTAGCAGGGACATATGGCTATATTGCCCCTG AGTTGTCCTACACATGTGCTGTGACAGAGAAATGTGATGTGTACAGCTTTGGTGTGCTTGTGCTGGAGGTCATGATGGGGAAACATCCAAGAGATTTGCTGCAACATCTTCCATCTTCAAGCGGACAATATACACTGGTCAATGAAATCCTGGACCAGCGGCCTTTAGCACCAACAATAACAGAAGACCAAACCATAGTTTTCCTCATCAAGATTGCCTTTTCTTGCTTGAGAGTTTCCCCTCATGTGAGGCCAACAATGAAAGAGGTCTACCATACACTCACTCATTTTCAGACTTCCAGCTCAACTTCAACACAAATAGATTTACTTACATTAGATGAACTATGGGGCGCTGGAAATATAGTATAG
- the LOC8073618 gene encoding zinc finger MYM-type protein 1 produces the protein MVGQWRSFQKIWFDEFDWLEYSESKDAAYCLYCYLFFNSGKTEKFGSSVFAHQGYQNWKNAKDTFHKHSASKTHTEARLKCDDFMNQRTSVGQRIVEVSTEEEKRYEIRLTSSLDVARFLIYQGQPFRGDDESSTSLNKGMFREMVDWYKDKVDIVNDAYEKGSKNCQMISPDIQKDLAKACVEEVTAVSIDEILGRKFSVLIDESRDVSIKEQMAVILRFVNDKGQVVERFLGLQHVQSCTAIALKEALVSMLSSHNLSISMLRGQGYDGASNMRGEFNGVQKLIRDENPYAFYVYCFAHQLQLVVVAVSTSSADIADFFNYVPLIVTNVGASCMRKDALLAKHQDVLLEKIEKGEIMTGRGLNQESSLARPGDTRWGSHLKTLLRILVMWEAIIDVLEIVKKDSIKPRNNGGALGLIEKMESFGFVFILHLMIQLLSMTDILSQALQKKDQDIVEAMHLISDVKDSLQDMRENEWEPLLKRVITFCEKNEIEVPDMDKEINVRGTSKRRKQKVTNMHYYHVELFVVAIDALLTEMNHRFSETSSELLVCMAAFNPRNSFSNFDVDKLVRLAEIYADDFDIGELAVLPNHLTQFVNHARRTPDFLGCTELGKVAEIMVKTKMHTSYKLVYRLIELILILPVATASVERIFSAMNIIKTDLRNKIGDEWLNDLMICYTEKEIFRKIDNGKIKKRFQKMKKRRMLLPRKVVVAASEE, from the exons ATGGTTGGTCAATGGAGATCATTTCAAAAGATTTGGTTTGACGAATTTGATTGGCTAGAGTATAGTGAGTCCAAGGATGCTGCTTATTGCTTATATTGTTATCTTTTCTTTAATTCGGGGAAGACAGAAAAATTTGGAAGTTCTGTCTTTGCTCATCAAGGTTATCAAAATTGGAAGAATGCTAAGGATACTTTTCATAAGCATAGTGCTTCGAAGACTCATACAGAGGCCAGACTGAAGTGTGATGATTTTATGAACCAAAGGACAAGTGTGGGTCAAAGAATAGTTGAGGTAAGCACGGAGGAAGAAAAACGATATGAGATTCGGCTGACATCATCTTTAGATGTTGCAAGATTTCTCATATATCAAGGGCAACCTTTTCGTGGAGATGATGAGAGTTCTACTTCCCTCAACAAGGGTATGTTTAGAGAGATGGTTGATTGGTATAAGGATAAGGTAGATATAGTCAATGATGCATATGAAAAAGGTTCTAAAAATTGCCAGATGATATCTCCTGATATACAAAAGGATCTTGCAAAAGCTTGTGTTGAGGAAGTCACAGCTGTCAGTATTGATGAGATCCTTGGTAGAAAATTCTCAGTGCTTATTGATGAGTCTCGGGATGTATCAATAAAAGAGCAAATGGCAGTGATTCTAAG GTTTGTGAATGATAAAGGGCAAGTGGTGGAGAGATTTCTTGGGCTTCAGCATGTTCAGAGTTGTACAGCTATTGCATTGAAAGAGGCTTTGGTCAGTATGCTTTCAAGTCACAATTTGTCTATCTCTATGCTTCGTGGGCAAGGGTATGATGGAGCCTCTAATATGAGAGGTGAATTTAATGGGGTCCAAAAACTGATCCGTGATGAGAATCCTTATGCTTTCTATGTGTATTGTTTTGCCCATCAATTGCAACTAGTGGTGGTTGCTGTTTCAACTTCTAGTGCAGATATTGCAGATTTCTTTAACTATGTTCCTTTAATAGTCACCAATGTGGGTGCATCTTGTATGAGAAAAGATGCGTTGCTTGCAAAGCATCAAGATGTGTTGCTAGAAAAGATTGAGAAGGGTGAGATTATGACTGGAAGAGGTTTAAATCAAGAAAGTAGCCTAGCTAGGCCAGGAGATACTAGATGGGGTTCACATCTTAAAACTTTGCTTCGCATTTTGGTGATGTGGGAGGCTATCATAGATGTGCTTGAGATAGTGAAGAAAGATTCTATTAAACCAAGAAATAACGGTGGAGCTTTAGGTTTAATTGAAAAAATGGAGAGCTTTGGTTTTGTGTTCATCCTGCATTTGATGATACAATTGTTGAGCATGACAGATATTTTGTCACAAGCTTTGCAAAAGAAGGATCAAGACATAGTTGAAGCAATGCATTTGATCTCAGATGTGAAAGATAGCTTGCAGGATATGAGGGAAAATGAATGGGAGCCATTACTCAAAAGAGTGATAACATTTTGTGAGAAGAATGAGATTGAAGTGCCGGATATGGATAAGGAAATAAATGTTAGAGGGACATCTAAAAGAAGGAAGCAAAAGGTAACAAACATGCATTACTATCATGTTGAACTTTTTGTGGTCGCCATTGATGCCCTCTTGACTGAGATGAATCACCGGTTTAGTGAAACTAGTTCAGAGTTATTAGTATGTATGGCTGCTTTTAACCCAAGGAACTCCTTCTCTAATTTTGATGTGGacaaactagtgaggcttgctgaaatttatgcCGATGATTTTGATATTGGTGAACTTGCTGTTTTGCCAAATCATCTTACACAGTTTGTCAACCATGCTAGAAGAACTCCAGACTTTCTTGGATGCACTGAGCTTGGAAAAGTTGCTGAAATTATGGTCAAGACTAAAATGCATACATCTTATAAATTGGTTTATCGTCTCAttgagctaatcttgatactaCCGGTGGCAACAGCTTCAGTTGAGAGAATATTTTCAGCCATGAACATTATAAAGACAGATTTGCGCAATAAAATAGGTGATGAATGGCTCAATGATTTGATGATATGTTATACTGAGAAGGAGATATTTAGAAAGATTGATAATGGAAAGATCAAAAAGCGGTTTCAAAAGATGAAAAAGCGACGTATGTTATTGCCTAGAAAAGTAGTG GTTGCAGCTTCGGAGGAATAA